ACCACGACCCGGCGCGCGCGCTGGGCGACCTCACCGGCATCAAGAAGCACTACTGCCGCAAGCACGGCGAGAAGAAGTGGAAGTGCGACAAGTGCGCCAAGCGCTACGCCGTGCAGTCGGACTGGAAGGCCCACTCCAAGACCTGCGGCACCCGCGAGTACCGCTGCGACTGCGGCACCCTCTTCTCCAGGTATACATACCATGCACGCCATTGATCCATCCGTCCAAGATCGATGTTTCAGTTCATTTTCGGTTTCATATAGGCGTATGCTTATAGTACTGTTTGCTGTTCGATTTTGGGTATGCATGAGCGAATGATTGGGTCATGATGAAACTTTGATGGGGAGCTAGCTAGGCTGCTAGGGGCGATTCGATTTGACGGGTGGTGACGGATGGATGGGATGCTGGCCCTAGGTAGCTGCCTAGGGTTAGGGCTGTTACTGCTGGTACTACGTGCCCACCTAGCTAGGTACATGGGCTCTCGTGTAGTGTGAGTATGTGTGTGCGCGCCACTTTTGGCTGGGTTGGATTGGAATTGGATTCCCTgcacagagagagagggagggagagagagagagagaatggaagGGGATGGATGGAGGATGCAGCtagaggtagcagtcgacctgctgcAGCTAGCGGGCTCTGCTCTGCTCCCACGTGAATCGCTCTTGTCGGGAGGGGACTGGAGATATGCAGCCAGGACGCACCCTGACACGGTCATCTGGCGGCAGTCCCGCCTTTTTACACCTCGGAATCCGCACTCTTCCCACTCTCTCTCATCTGCATCGACCTGGCATGGATCCCCACATGTATGTTCACGTGATGACATACATGCTGCCGGCACGCACTCCTCCTTGCAGCTAGCTAACCAAAGGGGGTCCAGCCTCAGCCATGGCAGCACGCAGCCTTCCTTGCCTTCTCATGTGATGCATGGCAACTGGCAAAGTCATGCCAAGTACTGCTGCTGGCTGGCCATGCCTAACATGCTTTTAGCTCGCTTGCAATCAGCACCATCCGATGGATGGATTAGCCACAAAGCCTGCTGCTGCGGCTTTTTCTTGATGCATGTCATCTACATGTCGGTGTTGTCTTACATGTAACTGATTGCACTATAGTTAGGGTGAATGGGTgatgcatactccctccgtcccgaaatattTGTTGAAGAAATGGATCAAAatagatgtatttagaactaaaatacgtctagatacatccatttctataaCAAGtgtttccggacgaagggagtatttttGTCATGCAACTTTGGCTAGTTTTACCTCATTTTGCAGCTTAGTCTTTTTTTTCTTACAAAATAAAGCATTGTGCCATCTATAGCTTAATCTGCTCCATCGAATCGGCTCGGAATATTCCTCAAAAATCATCGGTCAGAATTAATTGCCAGCTAGCATTCCCTGCACTAACGAATGAAACGACAATCTATCATAGATGCACCCAGCAAAGGATTGCAATGTACCCAACTGCCATAATAAATCGGCACATTTACCAGCAACTTCGCGTAATATGCAAACAAGTAGGAAAACCAAAAATTggcgaccccccccccccctcataaTAAGCAGATTTTATGAGTAGCTAAATAGAAGGCAGATCTATAGTTTTGTGAAATATTGTGTTGGGGAGAGAGAAAGAGATTTGGTAGAATGGGCTGATTTTTTGACTTGCTATAGTTGTCACGCACCATTGGCTAGTTTTACCACATTGTGATGTTCTTATCATGCTTTCAGCTTAGTCTTTTTTTCCTTAAATAATAAGGCATTGTGCCATCTATAACTTAATCTGCTATGTCAAATCTGATCGGAATATTTCTCAAAATCATCGGTCAAAATTAATTGCCTACCATTCCCTCAAATAATGAAAGAAATGACAATCTACCGTCGATGCACCTAGTAAAGTATTGCAAGCTACCCAACAGGGTTAATTTTCTGAATTATTATAGTTAGGGTAATGCAGATTTGTCATGCATTTTTGGCTAGTCTTTACCTTATTTTGATGGTCTTATCATGCTTTCAGGTTAGTCTTTTTTCCTTCAATACTAAGGCATTGTGACATCTATAACTTAATCTGCTCTATCGAATCGAATCAGAATATTTCTCAAAATCATCGATTGAAATTAATTGCCAGCTGGCATTCCCTCAAATAATGAAAGAATGCTCTATCGAATCGAATCAGAATATTTCTCAAAATCATCGATTGAAATTAATTGCCAGCTAGCATTCCCTCAAATAACGAAAGAAACGACAATCTACCACCGATGCACCCAGTAAAGTATTGCAAGCTACCCAACTGGCATAATAAATCGGCACATTTACAGCAGCTCCGTCGTTATATGCAAACAAGTAGGAAAACCAAAATTTGACGATTTCCACCCCACTCTTGTAAGAAGATTCCATGACTAGTTAAATAGAAGGCAAAGCTATCAAGTTTGTGAAATATTATgttggagatagagagagagagagagagagagagagagagatttggtaGCACAAGTTAATATTTTGAATTACTATAGTTAAAGTTATGCATATTTGTCATGCACCTTTGGCTAGCTTTACCTCATTTTGATGATCTTATCATGCTTTCAACTTAGCCTTTATTTTTTCCTTAAAAGAAAAAGGCATTGTGCCATATAACTTAATCTGCTCTGTCGGAACGGATTCGAATATTTCTCAAAATCATCAGGCGAAATTAATTGCCAGATAGCATTCCCTCAAATAACTAAAGAAATGAAAATCTATCATCGATGCACCCAGTGTAGGATTGCAAGCTACCCAGGTAGCGTAATAAATCGGCACATTTACAGCAACTCTGCAGTTGTATGCAAACAATAGGAAAGCCAAAATTTGacgaccccccccccctctttagtaAGCAGATTTTATGACTAGTTAAATAGAAGGCAAATTTATAATGTTTTGTGAAATATTGTgttggagagagagaaagagacttCGTAGCATGGTTAACTTTGGTGAATTACCTATAGCTAGGGCAATGAATATTTGTCATGCAAAATTGGCTAGTTTGCCACATTTTGATGATATCATTATTGTTTCAATTTAGCCTTTTTTCCATACAAAATAAAGCATTGTGCCAACTATATCTTAATCTCCGTAGTCGAATGAGATCGGAATATTTCTCAAAAAACATATGTCAAAATTAATTGCCAGCTAGCATTGCCTCGGATAGCAAAAGAAACTACAATCTTATATAGATGAACACAATAAAGGATTGCAAGCTACCCAACTGGCGTAATAAGTCGGCACATTTTGAGCAACTTCGTCGTTATATGCAAATAAGTAATAAAATTTAAATTTTACGATATACANNNNNNNNNNNNNNNNNNNNNNNNNNNNNNNNNNNNNNNNNNNNNNNNNNNNNNNNNNNNNNNNNNNNNNNNNNNNNNNNNNNNNNNNNNNNNNNNNNNNNNNNNNNNNNNNNNNNNNNNNNNNNNNNNNNNNNNNNNNNNNNNNNNNNNNNNNNNNNNNNNNNNNNNNNNNNNNNNNNNNNNNNNNNNNNNNNNNNNNNNNNNNNNNNNNNNNNNNNNNNNNNNNNNNNNNNNNNNNNNNNNNNNNNNNNNNNNNNNNNNNNNNNNNNNNNNNNNNNNNNNNNNNNNNNNNNNNNNNNNNNNNNNNNNNNNNNNNNNNNNNNNNNNNNNNNNNNNNNNNNNNNNNNNNNNNNNNNNNNNNNNNNNNNNNNNNNNNNNNNNNNNNNNNNNNNNNNNNNNNNNNNNNNNNNNNNNNNNNNNNNNNNNNNNNNNNNNNNNNNNNNNNNNNNNNNNNNNNNNNNNNNNNNNNNNNNNNNNNNNNNNNNNNNNNNNNNNNTGACTATTTAAATAGAAGGGAAATCCATACAGTTTTGCGAAATATTGTGTTGGAGAAAGAGAAAGACATTAATTTGGTAGCACGGGTTAATTTTCCGAATTAATTTTGTCACTATTCACTGAAGTTTGACCACATTAAATATCATTTTATTTTAGTTTGGATCTAATCCAAACATTTGAGGTACAAACATATTTTACTACCCACTACAATTACACAAAATTTCAACAACAAAAAAATGTTGATCGATTTCAATGTTTTCGTAGTATTGATTTTGGTTTCAATTACTACAAAAATATGGGTGTGTCGCATAACGGGCACATAATTAAGTTTATCAATAGAGACCATCCGGTGCATTGCTACCAGACAATTTTTGGGGTTTTTATAGATCTCAATGGTATGCTATGTATATCTGGTGTTCAGTAGAAATGTAGAATTGATAGGATATGTGCATTTGATCTTTTGATGGCGTGTTTTCTTTCACAGTGGTGGCATTGACAGTGTTGTTAATCGGTAGATTCCCGATTGAGAATCCCAATTAACTGGTACAAGAGTACCTAAATTATCAGCCAACGAGCTCTTCCACAGCCGCCCCGCGTCCAAAAATCGACTAGGATGTGGGGGATTTGGCGTTCTCTTAGAGAAGATGAATTATGTTTTTTTAAGAGAAGACGAATTATATTGCATGTGTCTTGGTGTCAATGTTTGTGTATAAGCCAATGATTAACTATTAAATGATAAATCCAGTTCATCACCTGATTAGCCGATTAATTTCATAGACTCCCCTGCGGCCATATGTGAACTTGACTGTTCATTCATGTAGTTTTTTTGTTGCTGGAATTTATTTGTAGGTCGAGCTTTCGCCTCGATTTAATTTGACTAGGATGCATGTTTGATTCTAAATTATCTGATCAGACAATTATAATGTGACATTTTATATATATGATGAGTTGGTGACAATTATATTGTGACGTGCACTCATGCGCATTAGGCATGAAAAGTTTTTGACATATTTTCCACGTACGCATGCAGGAGGGACAGCTTCATCACCCACCGCGCCTTCTGCGACGCGCTAGCCCAGGAGAGCGCGCGGCTGCCGCCGATCGGCGCCGGCATGTACGGCGGCCCCGGCAACATGGCCCTCAGTAATCTCTCCGTCCTGGCGCCACAGATGGCCGGCGGCTTCCCAGACCAATCCGGCCACCACTCGTCAGCTTCGGCCATCGACGTCCTCAACCTCGGTGGTGGTGGCGGCAACGCCGGTCAGTTCGAGCACCTCATGCCATCGTCCTCCGGGTCCTCCATGTTCCGCTCCCAGGCCGCCAACTCCTCCCCATTCTATATGGGCGGCGGCGCCGCCCAGGACTTTGCCGAGGATGACGTCCACCGTTCCCATGGCAACCAAGGCTCCCTCCTCCAGGGAAAGTCTCCCGCGGCCTTTGATGGCCTGATGCAACTTCCGGACCAGCACCAGGGAAGCGGCGGCGGCAACGGTAATAACAACCTCCTGAACCTTGGCTTCTTCTCAGGCAATGGCAACGGGGGCGGCCAGGACTCGCGCCTGGTCTTCCAGAACCAGTACAACGGCAGCGCCGGAAACGGCAGCAGCAGCAATGGAAATGGAGAGAATGGCGGCATGGTCGCCTCCGGCAGCATCCTGGGAGGCGGTGGCGGGGGCTTCCCTTCGCTCTACAGCTCGTCTGAGGCGGGTGGCGGGCTCCCGCAGATGTCCGCAACTGCGCTGCTGCAGAAGGCGGCGCAGATGGGCGCGACGACGAGCAGCCATAACGCTGGCGCCGGCGGCGCCGGGCTTCTCCGTGGCCCGGGTATGAGGGGCGGCAGCGGGGAAGGCGGGTCGTCggccgcggcagcggcggcgagcgAGAGGCAGTCGTTCCATGACCTCATCATGAACTCTCTGGGTAGCGGGAGCGGCGCCAGTGCCACAACCGGCGGTCGCGCCGGGGCGTTCGGCAGCGGCGGGGGCTTCCCCGTGGACGACGGCAAGCTGAGCACTCGGGACTTCCTCGGCGTCGGCCCTGGCGGCGTGGTGCAAGCCGGCATGGGGCCGCCCCGGCGGCACAGCGGCGGCGCCGGGCTCCACATGGGCTCGCTGGACCCTGCCGAGCTGAAGTAGCAACCCTGCCGAGCTGAAGTAGCAACCTACAGCAGGATCGATCTATCGTCAAGAGAAACAACAAGAAATGCATGGAAAGCTCTCAAGGTAAGGTGCGTGCATGGCGACGCAAGAATGAAGAGAGCGTGCATATTTCTGCATTTAGAAGAACAGAGGTTAATAAATTAGTTTCTTGGGTAATCTTTCGTGATGTTAATTAATTAGTGGACGTGTCCTCTTTGGCAAACTAGCTAGACCAGAATTTCAGTTTaattttgccatgtttcatgcatgtatGTATGTGACGTACATTTGGTTGGCCGGTCTCCTTGGAACTTGGATGTGAGATGTGAAGACCGGACCAGACCGGAACTTAATCTGTTACCATTTGGGGTTTTACTGCCTGCttgatacatgcatgcatgcatgcctgcgCTAATGTCTGGATGATGATCATCAGAGTATACAATTTAATATCTATGTCAGCGCCGGCTTTATATTTCATGTTGGTTTCTTCTCTGGGTGGCGCTGCTTTCAAAGCTGAAAGGACGACTGGGGCTGATCAGCAAGCAAGCACAGTGGGCATTAATTAGCCGGTACGTCCTCAGCTTATGACCAGTCAGTGAGGCTGGATGGATGCATCAGTGTGTACGTTTATGTAGGTCTCAGGCGAGACCAGACATGAAGCACACGACAGGGGAGGAAGATACAAGCAGATGATCCAAGGCACGCATCCCCAATGCATGGCTCATCGATGAGCAGCCGCTGCTGCTAGCTCTGGCTATGGTTGTGACTTGTGAGCACGTACTCGTAGATTGCACCACGTACTCGTAGATTGCACCACTAATTATTCCCTCGATCTTGGTTGGCCTCTTGACTTTGCATGCCCCTCGTCGATCGTCTGCAAGCAAAAAATTGCTTGCACTGCTGACACTGTGTGTGTTGTGATCCGGCCTGGCTGAGGCACTACACATATAGGGGTGGATTGACGTATACAAATGTAGCCGGGTCGCTATGCAATGTTTGGATGTAGCTGAACGCTACAGAACAAAGCTGGCCCTCTCAAAGTCCacgtgaagagagagagagagacgacagGTGCATGCTAGTCTGTGCATCAGGCAGGTCGATCCAGAACTAGCTATAGCTACACAGGAAGGCCTGTCAAATGTCACCCTGTTTATGTGATCACTACTCACTAGGTAGGCACATTTTGGCTAATCAAGGGCATCTCCAAAGTGGCTCAAACCGTCCCGGACTGTACGGTCCACAGTCCGGACATGTTGTGCCATCTAACGCGGGTCTATATCAGTTCACTGAGCGGGCTAGGCGTATTTTTTTTGGGCGAACACGAGATAAACTGGAGGCCTTTGCAAGAGTCCGGACTGCAGACGCGTAGGACTCCCAACATCCCCAGCCCTACCAAAACCCCTCCTTGACCCCACGCCTCCATCCTCTCATtttatcttcttctttttaccctcTGTTGCCTTGGCCGCCGCTCCACCACCCCCGCCGCCCAGGTGAGTCCGTCGCCTCCAGTGGTACACCAGGGATCCAAGCCGCTTCTTCTCCGCCGCTGTTTCACACCTCTCCTCCGACCGCCGCAGATACCATCAGCTCCTATGGTACTCACCATGCCCGGCAactgttcgatgaaatgcctgtGCTAAATTTGTTTGGCCCTTCATCTTTGAAACAATGGATTCGGGTATGGAGTAATATACGAGCACTATGTTGAGTCGTGAGAAGGCTCGTCTGACGAGGAGTACACGGATGAGACGATGATGATACTGGTGGTTATTGCAGACCTGAGGTGTGCGGAAGAGCATATCCTCAATTTGAAGGTATTGATCAAGGGTCATTGAGTGGTCAGCCGCAACAGTGAGCACAACCATTATTTGACGCTGATGTACGACTACATTGCCCCTGATGCCCTCTTCGCTGACAATTTTCACTAGCGATTTCGGATGCGCAAAAATATCTTCGATTATCTCTACCATGGGGTCCGATCCCCCACCGCTAAGCCTTTTCTTATGGGCCATTGAGTCACACGAGAAATAAGCCAGTGCTGGTTGATCGAATTGAACTCATGGTAAATTGCCCCACCTCGTTCATTTAGGCCTATTCACATCTATTTATATACGCAAGTTAATTACTTCCTCTCTCTctgtttacagggcgtgcgcgtacccctaggtcatCAATTTGACCAATCTAATACaaatcatatattacaaaaaatatatcaatataaactttagatgttctattttcaaaagatataatttttatgttatatagtttatattaggatgataaaattggcaacctaggtatacgtgtaggacttgtaaactgagatggaGTACCTACAATATCAGTAAGACGGTGAGAACGGACAAGGGGAAGCCACATACAAGCTGGGTAGTCAATTGGCTACCCGGCTTTTTGGTGAAATTAGCATAATATTAGAAATATTG
Above is a window of Triticum dicoccoides isolate Atlit2015 ecotype Zavitan chromosome 5B, WEW_v2.0, whole genome shotgun sequence DNA encoding:
- the LOC119311550 gene encoding protein indeterminate-domain 5, chloroplastic-like, producing the protein MAAASSAPFFGLSDAQMQPLMPAQQPPAPAAAAPAPKKKRNQPGNPNPDAEVIALSPRSLMATNRFVCEVCGKGFQREQNLQLHRRGHNLPWKLKQKNPKETRRRVYLCPEPTCVHHDPARALGDLTGIKKHYCRKHGEKKWKCDKCAKRYAVQSDWKAHSKTCGTREYRCDCGTLFSRRDSFITHRAFCDALAQESARLPPIGAGMYGGPGNMALSNLSVLAPQMAGGFPDQSGHHSSASAIDVLNLGGGGGNAGQFEHLMPSSSGSSMFRSQAANSSPFYMGGGAAQDFAEDDVHRSHGNQGSLLQGKSPAAFDGLMQLPDQHQGSGGGNGNNNLLNLGFFSGNGNGGGQDSRLVFQNQYNGSAGNGSSSNGNGENGGMVASGSILGGGGGGFPSLYSSSEAGGGLPQMSATALLQKAAQMGATTSSHNAGAGGAGLLRGPGMRGGSGEGGSSAAAAAASERQSFHDLIMNSLGSGSGASATTGGRAGAFGSGGGFPVDDGKLSTRDFLGVGPGGVVQAGMGPPRRHSGGAGLHMGSLDPAELK